In Stenotrophomonas sp. 610A2, one DNA window encodes the following:
- a CDS encoding amino acid permease, which translates to MSSPTPKKMGLTMATMLVAGNMIGTGVFLLPANLATVGSISSLGWLIATAGAIALGLVFARLSQLDPKPGGPYAYARDAFGNYIGFVSNYAYWFGNWIGNVAIALVVTGYLSHLWPWLQDVYPRLGFTLAVIWLLSLANARGARWVGALETGTLLLALIPILGIAIFGWWWFDPAMFSAGWNVSGMQDSAAISRSASIALWAFMGVESAAVSADVIDNPRRNIPLATLLGLALAALIYISCSLVIMGIVPMTQLRDSSAPFADVAQLMIGPWGVLIIALCAIFKSAGALGGWMLLVGQSAKAAAEDGLFPRVFCTLNKHGMPGNGLMIVAVLMSALLLVTSSPTLARQFDQLTNIAVLLTIIPYLFSAGALICATLERGEKGWIRAACLLTAAAAIVYCLYALLGADASLLAYATVAILFSAALYPFFRQRMLERARNPSMRSE; encoded by the coding sequence ATGAGTTCCCCCACCCCGAAGAAGATGGGCCTGACCATGGCGACCATGCTGGTCGCCGGCAACATGATCGGTACCGGTGTGTTCCTGCTGCCTGCCAACCTGGCCACGGTCGGCAGCATCTCGTCGTTGGGCTGGCTGATTGCCACCGCTGGCGCCATCGCGCTCGGCCTGGTGTTCGCCCGGCTATCGCAACTCGATCCGAAGCCAGGCGGACCCTATGCTTACGCGCGCGATGCTTTCGGCAACTACATCGGCTTTGTCAGCAACTACGCCTATTGGTTCGGCAACTGGATCGGCAATGTCGCCATCGCCCTGGTAGTAACCGGCTACCTGAGCCACCTGTGGCCATGGTTGCAGGACGTCTATCCGCGCCTGGGCTTCACCTTGGCGGTGATCTGGTTGCTGAGCCTGGCCAATGCACGCGGCGCCCGCTGGGTCGGCGCACTGGAGACCGGCACCTTGCTGCTGGCGCTGATCCCGATACTGGGTATCGCGATCTTCGGATGGTGGTGGTTCGACCCGGCAATGTTCAGCGCTGGCTGGAATGTCAGCGGCATGCAAGACAGCGCCGCCATCTCGCGCAGTGCCTCAATCGCACTGTGGGCATTCATGGGGGTGGAGAGCGCAGCGGTATCGGCCGATGTCATCGACAACCCAAGACGCAACATCCCGCTCGCCACGCTGCTCGGCCTGGCATTGGCGGCGTTGATCTACATCAGTTGCTCACTGGTGATCATGGGCATCGTCCCAATGACGCAACTACGCGACTCCTCGGCGCCGTTCGCTGATGTCGCGCAATTGATGATCGGCCCCTGGGGCGTGCTGATCATCGCGCTATGCGCGATCTTCAAATCGGCAGGCGCGCTGGGTGGCTGGATGCTGCTGGTGGGGCAATCAGCCAAGGCGGCAGCCGAGGATGGCCTGTTCCCCCGTGTGTTCTGCACGCTCAACAAGCATGGCATGCCCGGCAACGGTTTGATGATCGTCGCGGTGCTGATGAGCGCGCTGCTATTGGTCACCTCATCGCCCACCCTGGCCCGCCAGTTCGACCAACTGACCAACATCGCCGTGCTGCTGACCATCATTCCCTATCTGTTCTCCGCCGGTGCGCTGATCTGCGCCACCCTGGAGCGCGGTGAGAAAGGCTGGATACGTGCCGCCTGCCTGCTCACGGCTGCAGCAGCAATCGTTTACTGCCTGTATGCCCTGCTCGGCGCGGATGCCAGCCTACTGGCCTATGCGACTGTGGCGATCCTGTTCAGCGCAGCGCTGTATCCCTTCTTCCGCCAGCGGATGTTGGAGAGGGCACGAAACCCGTCGATGCGCAGCGAGTAG